The DNA segment CTGAAATATTAGCTAAAAGAGTTCTTAAGTCCGACACTAACAATACCAGCGCTCTAAAAATTCTGACCAATATAGCTTTACAGTGCGGAGCCCCCTCCCTTGCTACTTGTTTTTTTGAAAAGTATTCGGCTTTAGCTGAGCCGGATTTAGATTTTTCAAATAATCTGGCTGAGACCTATGCCATCCTGGGACAACATGAAAAAGCAAAAAAAATGTTTTACAAAGCATTTTCTTCGACCCCTGAGAATGAAACAATCCGCAAGCAATACTTCCAACACGGATACAATTCCGCCGACTTTGATATATTCCCTTATGAAGATTTCAGACTCAATCCTGATGAGCCTCTAAATAAACCTGATAAAATTTATTTCCATGCGATAATTGTTGTGTGGGGCGAAGAATTTACTTCCTGCTTTATGAACTCCATATTGCCAACCCAACTCGGTGCCGGAAATATCGATGCCCTGAATACAGATTCGAGATCGCTGTACATTATCTACACAACCCCTAAGGATGCTAAATATATTAAATCTTCTCCAACTTTTACTAAGCTTAAAGAAACCATAGACGTTCGCATTTATTCAATAGATTTGTGCTACACAGACAAAAAAAACAAGCATGAAATGATGATTCTTTGCCATAAACACTCTGTCCGCAAAGCTCACCTAGCCGGAGCTCGTTTAGTTTTTCTGGCTCCTGATGCAGTTTTTTCTGGGTCAACATTTAAAAAAATTTATCAGAAAGCTTCAGAAGGATATAATGCGGTCATGATAGGGACAATGCGGGTCAGTAAAGAAGACTTTTTGCCTGCTCTGAATAATATTTTTTTGTCTGACGACAAGCTCGAAGTTTCTATCAAAGAAAGAGATTTAGTTGAAATGGCTCTTGATCGTTGGCATCCTGACACAAAAAGTTGTTTTATTGATGCGGAAAAGTTCAGTGGATGGCCATCTCAACTTTTCTGGGAAGTCCCAGGTGAAGGGGTCGTTGCTCACAATTTTCACCTGCACCCATTAATGGTATATCCTATTAAATTGCAGGCTTTTAAAGGAACAGTTGATGATGATTGCGTTCAAAAGATATGCGGAGATTTCAATGACATTTATATTGTACAGGATTCCGATGAAATGGTCGGCTTTGATTTGAGCAAGTGCGAAACGAGAATTATTCAAACAGACGCAAAGGTTGAGATGAGTTCTCTTTTGGGATGGATAAAGGATTATACTGATGAATTCCATCGGAAATATGTAACACATGAAATTTATTTTCACTGTAATCAGATAAGTGAAAAATGGAATGAAATCAGCCGGAAAGCAGAAGCTACCATCAGCTCTCTTCTTGCATACCCCGAGAATGAAAAAAGTCATTGTTTTTCTGAAATTCTTACTGACCATGACTTAAAATACCCGGCTCCAGTTCTTGATACTGTTTGTTTTCAGCTCACCTCTAAAGGTACTAAGGACATGGACGAATTAATGGTTCGTCAAATCGTTGATTATATTAAAAACACAGGTGTTAAACACTCTACTCTTGGTTTCTACGGTGAAATGCTGAACCGTAAAGGGTGGACTAAGTATGCACAGGAACTTCTGGATCAAGGAGTTAAGTTACATATCTGTTCAAATTTTAATATGAAATTAACGGATGAAGAGCACCTCATTTTAAGCCAATTCGATCACATCCAATTGAGTATTGATACTGCTGACGAAAAAACACTTAAAGAAATTCGCCCCCCTGCCAGCCTTAAAACCATGCTTTTAAACATGCATAAAATTAGTGCCGCAGCTCTTAAAAATGGCCGGAAACAGCCAATAATTCAATGGTGCTGCACCCTTGTTGATGAAGTTGTTTCACAATTAGGAGACTTGGTAAATATGGCGAATTCTAATAATGTAACGGAAATACAGCTCAACGAATTAGGCTATTTCGATGAACATAATTTGCCTGTAAACAGTATTTTTGCATTGAAAGATGACCATTTCCTTAAAGCTGTAGAACAGGTCAACGCCGCTCGCAAACTTGCAGAAGAAAACAATATTTCACTTAATCTCATAGCAAATTGGGACCAGATGGTTGAAAGCAAGATAGCCATTGAGCAAGCGAAATCTGAGTTCGATGTCGACATTGATATAGCCGTAAAACCTGTTGAACTCGGATCACCGATGCAAAACATTCAGGGCGTTGGAAGATTTTATGAACAGAAAGCGACAATCCCCGGACTGGGAGAAACAAGAGAGTGTATGTATCCGTGGAACTCTGCTTACATAATGCCCGACGGAGATTTATACTCTTGTTGTATACGTGGTAAATCAATGGGCAAGATAGGGCCTGACAATTCTATAAGTGAAGTAATGCATAATGCAGAATACTATGATTTGCGAAAACAACTGATAACCGGAAATATTACCGATCCGGTGTGCCTGCGTTGCCCGGCGACAGCTGTTGTTCCTGTAAGAAGACTTAAATATCTGGTTGCAAATTTAATCCGCAGAAGCAAAAAGTCACAAAGAGCTCACAAATAGACCATAAAACAAATAAAAGCCTTAAGACCTTGGCTCCCGCCAAAGGTCTTCCAACCCGAAAAGTCTATTTTTCAATAATTGATTATGAAAGGGAAACAATCAACGGGATGACGTGCAACTGCTTATTCTTCTCTTGCGTGGAACCGAGTTTCCAACTTACGTTTTCGCTTTTACCTACTGCTTCGCCAATTTTTTCAGCCAGCCCTTGAATATTAATAATGGGGTGACGCGAAAAAACCTGTGGCAAACCATAAGTCAAATTACAAGCAAGACAGCATCCGGGACGCTCTTTTAGACGCAACTCAAAATTCACAATATCGCCTGAATCTCCAACATATCCAAGCTCAATATCATAGCTGCCTTCTTCCGCATCTCCGAACAGAGCCTCAAAAAAATCATTAGAACGGCTTGCCGGGAAAAGAGATTCAAGCAGTTGATCGATAAAAACATCACCATACTGACCCATAGATTTTCTCCTGTACTGTCTATTAATAAAAGCAATCTAGTGTTGCCATACAAAAAAGCATAATTCTTTTCAACCATAAATAAAAAATAAAGCCGGACAGAATCAATATCCTGCCCGGCGTTCATCTTTTATTTACTCAAAAACCAACTAGAATTTATCGAATTCATTATCGCTTATTGCACGCATATTTTTAACACTTGTTGCACCATATGCATTTGTATCATCGATCTTGAAGAAGGACATAGTCTGGTGCAAATGGGAAGCCTGCCCCGCTAACTCTTCAGATGTAGCGGACATTTCTTCCGCCGCCGAGGCTATCTGCTGTATTACTTGATCAAGCTGGGTTACCGCACGATTGACCTGCTCAGCTCCCGAGTCCTGCTCTCTTGATGCAGCAGCAATTTCTTGAACAAGTTCTGCTGTCCGCTGAATATCAGGAACCATTTTGCTAAGCATGTTCCCGGCAGACTCAGCAACAGCAACACTTGAGGCGGATAGAGCATTAATTTCGGCAGCAGCCTGTCCGCTACGTTCGGCCAGCTTGCGGACCTCTGCCGCGACAACGGCAAATCCTTTACCATGTTCACCGGCACGAGCCGCTTCAATAGCCGCATTCAAGGCCAGTAAATTTGTCTGGCGGGCAATATCTTCAACAATTGATATTTTATCTGCAATCTGACGCATAGCCTCAACAGTCTGGGTCACAGCCCTTCCGCCTTCTTCAGCATCCTCTGCCGAACGACGAGCCATTCTCTCAGTCTCAAGAGCATTCTCGGTACTCTGGGTAATATTCGTCACCATTTGAACCATGCTTGCTGCAACTTCTTCGACATTAGCCGCCTGCTCAGTTGCACTCTGCGAAAGAGTTTCAGCAGTGGCAGATAATTCGCTACTGCCGGAGGCAACCAAATCAACAGATTCACGTACATTGCGGACTACTGCCCGGAGCTTATGCCCCATCCCTGTCAAATCGGCAGCAAGCTGACCTATTTCATCCTTTTGTTTAATATCAAGTGAAGCATTCAGATTTCCTGAAGCTATCTGCTGAGAAAAAGCAACTCCTTCGCGTATGGGAGCTACGATAGATCTGGCAAGAATATAAATAATGAAAATCAAAATAAGGATAGAACCAATACTCATAAATACGGACAGCCAGACAACTTCATTAGAAGCTGCAAGCACTTTGCTCATGGGAAGAGCAACGCCGAGACACCATCTCTCGTCAGTCCCGCTAATCGAAAATGGCGAAAATATCAGCTCGTATTCTTCCCCGTCTTTCTTCAAATAATTAATAGCAACTTTACCAGTCTTCAAAGAAGAAGAAATTTGCTGCGCCATTTGAGAAGGGACAATTTTGCGAACGCTTTTCCCTATATAATTTGAGTCAGGATGCGCTACCACTTTTCCAGATTGGCTTATCAAAAACCCGTACCCTGTTCCGAATGGAGCAACTGACTCTGTCAGCTTAGCCATCTGCGCTACGTCCATATCGACACCGGCCACACCGATAACAACTCCATTGTGTCTAATAGGAACACATGCAGTAACCAGCGTAACTTTTGATCCCCCAAAATCATATTCTGTAGGATCTACAAGATAATCTTTCCCCGTGCGAAAAGAGACCTGATACCAGTCCCCATTCAACCCTGTAGCATATGACATACTCTGTCCGGTACGATACCACGGAACATATCGCCCATCTTTATTAGCCCCGGGAGTTCCAACAAAATCAGCATCCCTACCGTCAAATTGATCAGGCTCAAAAGCCACCCATGAACTAACTATCGCTGGATTAGAATCAGCAACTTTTTTGATAATTTCATTAGCTAAACCGCGTTCTGGTGTGGCTGAAAATTGTTTTATACCTTCAAAAGTCTGAGCTAAAGATTTTGCGGCAGTTAAAGCTCCATCCAAATCAATTTTGATAGTCTGCCCATACCGCGCAGACATCTCCATACCGATACTTTTTGCATCATCATGGGTTACATCCTGAAAACGAGTAACCAGCACAGCAAGAGTAATCCCCATAACCAACAGGACTACAAAGCCCACAGGAACCATAATTTTATTCCGTAAACTCATATTTCTATATAACTTCATACCTCTCCCGACAGGAACAACCTATTAAAATTACAGACACTATGCCATTTAAGCGAACCTCTTATACATCTCAATTTAAAAATAATAAAGAGCGATTAAGGTTGTAAAATAAAGTGGAAATAATTATCTCCATCAGAGACTGCAAACCCAAAACAACTAGGTTAAAAAATATGGCTCAAAACAAAAAACAATCCACCATTGTATATTCCACCGACCACGGAACCATATGTCCGGCCTGCAATCGCCCAAAAGCAAACTGCACCTGCGGTCAAAAATCCATCCCCAAAAGCGACGGAATTGTACGTATTGAACGCCAGACCAAAGGACGCAAAGGTAAGGGAGTCTCACTTATTACAGGTCTGCCTCTTGAAGGGAACGATCTCAAAAAGCTAGCCAAGACTCTAAAAGCTAAATGCGGAACCGGCGGAACTCTCAAGGACGGAATTATTGAAATTCAGGGAGACCACAGACAAGCTCTGAAGCTTGAACTGGAAAAACTCGGTTATAAAGTCAAACTGGCTGGAGGGTGAAACGTAAAATTAAAATTCTCAAGGTTGCGTAGAATTCTTAATAAATGCTACATTACCTGTAAGTCTCTTTTTTTGAATTAACTCAATTCGGAGAACACAGGTGGCGGGTAAAACCAAGCTTTCCTTAATAGCTATCAGAATAGCATCCATTTACGCCGCTTTCGGTTGTTTATGGATACTTTTATCCGACAAAATTTTACTACTCCTTGTACAGGATGCAGACAGGGTTAACCGTCTTCAAACTTACAAGGGATGGTTTTATGTCTTTGTAACGGCTTTATTAGTTTATGGATTGATAAAAAAACACCTTCGTTCACAGCAACTAAGCCACAGGCGCTACCAACGATTGCTGAACAATATCGCTGATCCTATCTATCTGGCAGATTCACAGGGAAATATCATTGATGTCAATAATTCTGCATGCGAAAAGCTAGGCTATACCCGGGAAGAAATACTTGGCCTTGAACTTAATGACATTGATGCCGATGCCAATCTTCACGAGTGGTCTGATTTTATTAACACAGTTAATAATGATCACTCCTTTTCTCTGGAGAGTCACCACAAGCGTAAGGATGGATCGATTTTTCCCATCGAAATATCTGCATACATATTTGACGAAGATCAAAATCGTTACTGCTTGGGGGTCGCTCGAGATATAACCATGCGGAAAAGAACTCAGGAGCTTCTGGTTCAAAGTGAAAAAATGAGTTCTTTAGGTGAATTGGCAGCCGGTATCGCTCATGAAATTAATAATCCTCTCTCTGCAATCATGGGGGCATCTCAAAACATTTATAATCGTATATACGCTGACACAGACAAAAATATTGCAACAGCGGCAGAAAACTCAATTTCATTAAATGATATGCGTAGCTACCTAAACAAAAGAGAGGTCAATCGCATGTTAAATTCTATTTCTGATTCTGGATTAAGAGCTTCAAAAATAGTGCACAACGTGCTCAGTTTCAGCCACAAGGCCGTTAAACAACTTTGCATTTGTGAAATCAATGAACTTTTAAATGAAACAATTGAATTAATTTCTAACGACTACAATTTAAATAAAGAATTTGACTTTAAACAGATAAAAATCACGCGCGAATTTGGAAAAGATATTCCCCAGATCTGCTGCCTTGCGAATGAGATCCAGCAAGTTTTTCTGAATGTGCTAAAAAACGCCACGGAAGCGATGTCTGAAAAAAATTACGAGAAAGGAACAGCACCAGAACTTATACTGCGGATAAGTTCAAAAGAGTCAAAGGTTACTCTTGAAATCGAAGACAATGGCCCGGGGATGACTGAAGAAATCCAAAACAAGATTTTTGATCCATTCTATACATCAAAAGAAGTAGGAAAAGGAACCGGATTAGGCTTATCTATCTCCTATTTTATCATCACAGACTTACATCACGGCCAAATGAGTGTAACCAGTGTCCCAGAAGTGGGAACATTGTTTACCATCACACTGCCAAGCAGAGTAGAAGAGAAGTGCTCTTAAAGATCGCACCAGCGCCAAAGATAAAACCTGATGCGATCCGTATAAAACATCTATCTTATTTAAAAGAGCTTACAAATTGACGACCGAATTCTCGACATTTTTCCGAGGCTTCATCATCCGGTTGCCACATTATTTTAAGTCCTTCCCCGACAAGTTCAAATCCGGCTTCATCTAATCTGTTCGCGATTGCCTTCGGAGATTCCCCACTCCAACCATAAGACCCGAAAGAGGCAGCTTTTTTGTTCTTAAAAGCCAATCCGCGCATTTCTTCTAAAATTCCAGCAACAGATGCCAGCATACCTTTATTAAACGTAGGCGAACCGACAAGAACACCCTTGGACTTGAAAACTTCAGTGATAATATCGTTCATATCTCCGGTGGCGCAGTTATAAATCTTAACTGCAAGCGAGTCATCAGCTTCACGAAGACCCTGCGCAATAGACTCCGCCATAAGTCTGGTTCCGTCCCACATGGTGTCATATATGACAGTAATCTGGTTTTCCTGATAATCTGCGGCCCACTCCAGATACTTATTTACAATCTGCATAGGGTCGGACCGCCAGACCACCCCGTGGCTGGGACAGATAAAATCTACCGGCACGCCCAGACTGACAACTTCATTAATCTTGGCGGTTACAAGTTTGCTGAACGGAGTAAGTATATTCGCATAATATTTCATTGCTTCCTGAAACAATTCGCATTCATCAACAAGATCATTATATAATGATTCTGTGGCAAGATGTTCCCCGAAGGCATCATTACTGAAAAGTATATTATCACCTGTCAGATAACACATCATTGTATCAGGCCAATGCAGCATCGGCGCAGGAATGAAAACCAGTTCACGTTTTCCAAGCGAAAGAGTCTCACCCGCTTTAATTACCTTGAAATTCCAATCACCATGATATTGCCCTTTAAGAGACTTAACGCAGTTGGCTGTACAATAAACCGGAATATCCGGAATACGCCGCATTAATTCTTTAAACCCGCCACTATGATCAGGTTCGCCATGGTTCATAATTACATAGTCGATATTCTGTAGACCTACTTCTTTTTCAAGCAGATCAAGAAATTCAGAGGTAAACGGGGTCCAAACGGTTTCCACTAACGCTATTTTTTCATCCCGAATCAGATAGGAGTTAAAACTCGTTCCATGGTGAGTTGAATACTCTTCACCATGAAATTTTTTAATCTGCCAATCAACCTTGCCTACCCAACTGACTGCATCCGTTATCTGTACTGACATACTTCCGCCTTTGTTAGATGGTTCAGTAGCAATTCAAGAAACGTAATTTTAATTAATCCCTCTC comes from the Maridesulfovibrio ferrireducens genome and includes:
- a CDS encoding radical SAM/SPASM domain-containing protein → MKNTEILDKASILLTEKKFLDAEILAKRVLKSDTNNTSALKILTNIALQCGAPSLATCFFEKYSALAEPDLDFSNNLAETYAILGQHEKAKKMFYKAFSSTPENETIRKQYFQHGYNSADFDIFPYEDFRLNPDEPLNKPDKIYFHAIIVVWGEEFTSCFMNSILPTQLGAGNIDALNTDSRSLYIIYTTPKDAKYIKSSPTFTKLKETIDVRIYSIDLCYTDKKNKHEMMILCHKHSVRKAHLAGARLVFLAPDAVFSGSTFKKIYQKASEGYNAVMIGTMRVSKEDFLPALNNIFLSDDKLEVSIKERDLVEMALDRWHPDTKSCFIDAEKFSGWPSQLFWEVPGEGVVAHNFHLHPLMVYPIKLQAFKGTVDDDCVQKICGDFNDIYIVQDSDEMVGFDLSKCETRIIQTDAKVEMSSLLGWIKDYTDEFHRKYVTHEIYFHCNQISEKWNEISRKAEATISSLLAYPENEKSHCFSEILTDHDLKYPAPVLDTVCFQLTSKGTKDMDELMVRQIVDYIKNTGVKHSTLGFYGEMLNRKGWTKYAQELLDQGVKLHICSNFNMKLTDEEHLILSQFDHIQLSIDTADEKTLKEIRPPASLKTMLLNMHKISAAALKNGRKQPIIQWCCTLVDEVVSQLGDLVNMANSNNVTEIQLNELGYFDEHNLPVNSIFALKDDHFLKAVEQVNAARKLAEENNISLNLIANWDQMVESKIAIEQAKSEFDVDIDIAVKPVELGSPMQNIQGVGRFYEQKATIPGLGETRECMYPWNSAYIMPDGDLYSCCIRGKSMGKIGPDNSISEVMHNAEYYDLRKQLITGNITDPVCLRCPATAVVPVRRLKYLVANLIRRSKKSQRAHK
- a CDS encoding methyl-accepting chemotaxis protein, whose amino-acid sequence is MKLYRNMSLRNKIMVPVGFVVLLVMGITLAVLVTRFQDVTHDDAKSIGMEMSARYGQTIKIDLDGALTAAKSLAQTFEGIKQFSATPERGLANEIIKKVADSNPAIVSSWVAFEPDQFDGRDADFVGTPGANKDGRYVPWYRTGQSMSYATGLNGDWYQVSFRTGKDYLVDPTEYDFGGSKVTLVTACVPIRHNGVVIGVAGVDMDVAQMAKLTESVAPFGTGYGFLISQSGKVVAHPDSNYIGKSVRKIVPSQMAQQISSSLKTGKVAINYLKKDGEEYELIFSPFSISGTDERWCLGVALPMSKVLAASNEVVWLSVFMSIGSILILIFIIYILARSIVAPIREGVAFSQQIASGNLNASLDIKQKDEIGQLAADLTGMGHKLRAVVRNVRESVDLVASGSSELSATAETLSQSATEQAANVEEVAASMVQMVTNITQSTENALETERMARRSAEDAEEGGRAVTQTVEAMRQIADKISIVEDIARQTNLLALNAAIEAARAGEHGKGFAVVAAEVRKLAERSGQAAAEINALSASSVAVAESAGNMLSKMVPDIQRTAELVQEIAAASREQDSGAEQVNRAVTQLDQVIQQIASAAEEMSATSEELAGQASHLHQTMSFFKIDDTNAYGATSVKNMRAISDNEFDKF
- a CDS encoding two-component system sensor histidine kinase NtrB, which produces MAGKTKLSLIAIRIASIYAAFGCLWILLSDKILLLLVQDADRVNRLQTYKGWFYVFVTALLVYGLIKKHLRSQQLSHRRYQRLLNNIADPIYLADSQGNIIDVNNSACEKLGYTREEILGLELNDIDADANLHEWSDFINTVNNDHSFSLESHHKRKDGSIFPIEISAYIFDEDQNRYCLGVARDITMRKRTQELLVQSEKMSSLGELAAGIAHEINNPLSAIMGASQNIYNRIYADTDKNIATAAENSISLNDMRSYLNKREVNRMLNSISDSGLRASKIVHNVLSFSHKAVKQLCICEINELLNETIELISNDYNLNKEFDFKQIKITREFGKDIPQICCLANEIQQVFLNVLKNATEAMSEKNYEKGTAPELILRISSKESKVTLEIEDNGPGMTEEIQNKIFDPFYTSKEVGKGTGLGLSISYFIITDLHHGQMSVTSVPEVGTLFTITLPSRVEEKCS
- a CDS encoding pancreas/duodenum homeobox protein 1 gives rise to the protein MGQYGDVFIDQLLESLFPASRSNDFFEALFGDAEEGSYDIELGYVGDSGDIVNFELRLKERPGCCLACNLTYGLPQVFSRHPIINIQGLAEKIGEAVGKSENVSWKLGSTQEKNKQLHVIPLIVSLS
- a CDS encoding anaerobic nitric oxide reductase flavorubredoxin, with product MSVQITDAVSWVGKVDWQIKKFHGEEYSTHHGTSFNSYLIRDEKIALVETVWTPFTSEFLDLLEKEVGLQNIDYVIMNHGEPDHSGGFKELMRRIPDIPVYCTANCVKSLKGQYHGDWNFKVIKAGETLSLGKRELVFIPAPMLHWPDTMMCYLTGDNILFSNDAFGEHLATESLYNDLVDECELFQEAMKYYANILTPFSKLVTAKINEVVSLGVPVDFICPSHGVVWRSDPMQIVNKYLEWAADYQENQITVIYDTMWDGTRLMAESIAQGLREADDSLAVKIYNCATGDMNDIITEVFKSKGVLVGSPTFNKGMLASVAGILEEMRGLAFKNKKAASFGSYGWSGESPKAIANRLDEAGFELVGEGLKIMWQPDDEASEKCREFGRQFVSSFK
- a CDS encoding translation initiation factor Sui1, whose product is MAQNKKQSTIVYSTDHGTICPACNRPKANCTCGQKSIPKSDGIVRIERQTKGRKGKGVSLITGLPLEGNDLKKLAKTLKAKCGTGGTLKDGIIEIQGDHRQALKLELEKLGYKVKLAGG